The Neoasaia chiangmaiensis sequence TCGTGAAGACGTTGCTCGAGGCCATCGCGCTGGTGTTCCTGGTGATGCTGGTCTTCCTGCAGAATTTTCGTGCAACGCTTATTCCGACGATTGCCGTGCCTGTCGTTTTGATGGGAACGTTCGGTATTCTTGCGGCACTCGGTTTCACGATCAACACGTTGACAATGTTGGCCATGGTGCTGGCGGTCGGCCTGCTCGTCGACGATGCGATCGTCGTGGTTGAAAACGTTGAACGCGTGATGACGCAAGATCATCTGTCGCCTCGGGAAGCCGCTCGCAAGTCGATGGATGAGATCTCGGGTGCGCTGATTGGCATCGTTCTGGTCCTGTCCGCGGTTTTCCTGCCGATGGCTGCTTTTGGCGGTTCCACAGGGGTGATTTATCGGCAGTTTGCGGTGACCATCGTTGCCGCGATGTGGCTATCGGTTGTGGTGGCGTTGATTATGACGCCCGCACTATGTGCCACGATGCTCAAGCCGACCGACCATGCCAAGGACAAGGGGCTTGCCGGCTGGTTCAACCGCAATTTTGATCGGATGACCGAGTCCTATCTGGGTGGCGTGCGCCGTCTGCTGCGTGTGCGTGTCGTGACGCTATTGGCTTTTGCCCTGCTGACGGCAGCGGCTGTGTTCCTTTTTCTGCGCGTTCCGGGCGGCTTCCTGCCGGATGAGGATCAAGGGCTGATCTTCGGTCAGGTGACCATGCCGCCGGGGGCGACGAACGAGCAGACGGCGGCGGTCAATCGGCGCATTACCGACTATACGTTGAAGAACTATGGGCATGATGTGACATCGATCTTCTGCATGAATGGCTTCAATTTCGCCGGGCAGGGGCAAAGCGCCGGTGCATTCTTCATCAAGATGAAGGACTGGAGCGTCCGACCGAATTACGCGCAGTCGACGATGGCCATTGCCAACAAGATCATGATGCATTTCTGGATGGATCCTGCGGCCATGATCTTTGCGATCAACCCGCCTGCCGTTCTGGAGCTTGGCAACGCGACGGGTTTCGACGTTGAACTCGAGGATCGTGGGCATGTCGGGCATGAAAAGCTTCTGGAAGCCCGCAATATGATCCTTGGCATGGCTTCGAAGGATCCGTTGCTGTTGGCGGTCCGACCGAACGGTATGGAGGACGCGCCGCAGTATCATCTCGATATCGACCGCGCCAAGGCCAATGCACAGGGCATCACCAACGCCGATATCAATACGACCCTGCAAGGTGCCCTGGGCTCGATCTACGTCAATCAGTTCCTACGCAATGACCGCGTGAAGCAGGTCTATATCCAGGGTGAAGCGGACTCCCGCATGGTGCCCGATGATCTCAACAAGTGGTATTTGCGTAACGCTGCCGGTTCGATGGTGCCATTGAACACGTTCGTGCAGGGAGACTGGATTGTCGGTCCTCAGAAGGTCGAGGACTATAACGGTCAGAACTCTTATGAGATATTGGGCCAGCCGGCGGCGTCTGCCAGTTCCGGGCAGGCCATGGACGAGATGCGCAAGATACTGAGCCATCTGCCCGATGGAATCGGCTATGAATGGACAGGATTGTCTTACGAACAGGTCGCTTCCGGCGGATCGACCGGGCCGCTGTATATCCTGGCGATGATTGTCATCCTGTTCTGCCTTGCCGCGCTTTATGAAAGCTGGGCCATACCTTTCTCGGTCCTGCTGGTTCTGCCGCTGGGCGTTCTGGGCGCCATCATCGCGACGTTTACGCGCGGCCTTGCCAATGACGTCTACTTTCAGGTCGGACTGCTGACGACGGTTGGTCTGTCTGTGAAAAACGCCATTCTCATCGTGGAATTTGCCAAGGCGTTCTTCGAAGCCGGTGACAGTCTGGAGGAAGCCGTCATGAAGGCCGGGCGAGAGCGCTTGCGGCCGATCCTGATGACGTCCATCGCTTTCGTCTTCGGCACATTCCCGCTGGCCATCGCAACAGGAGCGGGTTCCTCGGCTCGTGTGGCGATCGGCACGTGCGTGGTTGGTGGTCTGTTGTCGGCAACAGTTCTCGCCGTCTACTTCGTGCCGGTATTCTTCGTCGTTGTCCTGCGGCTGTTCCGCGTAACCCGTGTTCGCGATCGGGTGGATCCTTATGAAGAACGAAACATGCGTGCGAGAGAGGGTAACGTATGACCCGCCGGAAGACTTTTCCAATGACTTTTCAGCGGCTGTCAGCTGGGCTGCTGGCGAGCAGTGTTCTGGCGGGATGTAATCTGGCGCCGACTTATCATCGTCCGGCAATGCCTGTGCAGAACGCCTATCCTGACGATGCAGGCAGCAAAAACGTCAAAACGTCTCAGGATGCTGCCAATATCGGGTGGAAGACATTCTTCGTCGATCCGCGCTTGCAGGCGCTGGTCGAGCTTGCCCTGCGCAACAATCGAGATCTTCGGACTCAGGCCGGGGCGATCATGGAAGCGCAGGGGCAGTACCAGGTGCAGAATGCGTCGCTGTTCCCGACGATTTCAACCAATGGAACGGCTCAATACTATGCGCCGTCGAGTACTGCGGGTTTCGGGTTTGCACCGGGGCTGGGACAAAATATTTCGCTTTTGCGCTATTATACTGTTGGCATTGGGTTCTCTTCATATGAAGTCGATCTTTTCGGACGGATTCGCAATCTGACGAAACAGCAGGCGGAAGAGGCGTTGGGCTCTCAGTTCAATGCCCGGTCCGTGTTGATTAGCACGGTTTCTCAGGTCGCAAGCACGTACATCCAGTGGCTGGCCGACCGCGAATTGCTGCGCGTGACGAATGACACGCTGGCGTCGCAGGGCAACACGCTGCGCCTGACACAGATGCTGTACGATCGTGGTGAAACCGATCTCCTCACGCTGCATCAGACGCAGACGCAGGTGGAGCAAGCTGCGGCAAATCAAGCGCAGTATTCCCGTCAGGTCGCGCTGGACGAACATGCATTGCAGTTGCTGGTCGGCGCACCTTTGCCGGGCGACCTGCCACCACCGGCGCCGTTCGGGGGGCAAACAATTCTTTCCGACCTTCCGGCCGGTTTACCGTCTGACCTTTTGGCGAACAGACCGGACGTACTGGCGGCAGAACACAATCTACGGGCGGCGAACGCCAACATCGGCGCAGCGCGTGCTGCATTCTTTCCGCGTGTAACGCTAACCGCCTCGGAAGGTGTGAGTAGCTTGCAGTTCCGGCATCTCTTCACGCCAGGGGCGGAAACATGGACGGTATCGCCATCGGTTTCCCTGCCGATTTTCACGTGGGGGCAGAACGAGGGCAACCTGAGAATATCGAAAGCGCGGCGGCTTCAGCAGATCGCCAACTATGAGAAGACAATGCAAACCGCATTTCGGGAGGTTTCGGACGCATTGACGGGGCGTGAGACTTACCTGCAGCAAACGCAGCGACTGAAAAATCTCGTCAGCGCATCGCAGGGAGCTTACGATCTGGCGGAAATGCGATACAAGGCGGGGATTGACACATACCTGACGACACTAACGCAGCAACGTGACCTATATCAGGCTCAGCAATCTCTTATCTCCGTGGAGATGGCGCGGTATCAGAACCTTGTAACTGTTTACCGGGCATTAGGGGGTGGATGGACTCCGAATACCGTTCCAACGACGATTGCGATGAATGGTGGCCAGACAAGGGCTGGATCAAAAAGCAACTAGGACAGGAAGGCTTGAAGGGTGAAACGGTCGTATAATCGGCATCTGGGTTTAACGGCGTTGATGATGGTGATGGCCGTGCCGTCAGGCGCCTTTGCGCAGGATGAAGGTGGTGAAAAGAAGCCATCGATGCACGAGATGGCGCGTATTTCGTCGTTACCCAAGGCTCATGCTGATTTCAGTCGCTTTCTTTATCGCCCTGCCGGCGACAAGGTTATCGAGCAACCGGATGCAAATCGTCTCCTCTTTCGGAATAAGCAGGGAGAACCGGACGGTTATGCCGAAAGACGCGGAAACGCTATTGTCTACTTTGATCGACATGGAAAAGTAACCCAAGTTCAGCCTTTCAATGACGACGACCCCCCGTCTGAGTAACGATTTCTTTACCCTTCCTTCGTAATAATGGCTGCCTGGAGAACGGAACATGGCAGCCATACATCCATCGGTCTTGCAGTCGCCAAATCTGCCCAATGCGCAATCGACGCTTGTGCTTGGCGTCCCTACAGCTGCGGACGAGCGCTTCGCATCACTTCTGAAAAGCTTCGACCGTCAGTCTGCTAGCTTGGATCAAAAGGCGGAGGACAAGGCGCCATTTGTCAGGGCAGCTCAAGCCAATGGTGTCGGCGTTGATGCAAGCCACGGGGAAGTTGCACTCGGTGTGCGGAAGATAGAGATCCCGCACAGCATTAAACAAAACGCGAAATCAAATTGTCTTGCAGGACAGGAAGTATCCGGTCCAACTGCACATTCGTCCAATGACAGTATGCGTGGTGAGACTAACTTCACTTTGACGAAGGGTGGTAAAGGTAAGTTTGTTGCTCTTCAAGCAGTGGATAAGTTTTGTATTGATGATGATAGTAGTAATCTACTCGATATCATAGCTCCGTCACAAGCAAGTAAGTTATCTGGTGAAACTCCTGACTGTATTTCTGGTGAGTTTTCAATGCCGGATAACGGAAGTGTAGATATAAATCCAGAAAATAATGTTATTTTTGGCAATCAAGAAAAATCGGGCAATCTACAAGTATTGCGCACGACATCGAAGGGAAACCAAGAGCCGAAGTCGTCGTGCCAGCTTGACGAAACGTCAGCAGATGATGAAGCGAATATGGCTCACAATGAGCTAAGCCAGTCGGAAAGTTCTCATTCGAAAGCGGACTGTCATGAAGGTGATCTCGTTATTCTAATCAAACCGTCTGAGGGCGACAATACTACAACTCTGGAATGTCATCTAAGCGACGGCACGCAGGTAGCAATAAATATAAAAGAAAAAAAATTAAATGAATACAAATTAGATATTGGAACAAATGAGAAAACTTTAGGAGAGAAAATCTCTCAAACCAAATTGTCGATCGAAGAAAATATCATAGATTTATTAAATGACGATTTCGGGCACAAAAAAAATATCGAAAACGCATTTTTTAATAAAAAAAAGATGTTTTCACTAGAAATTAATAGAATAAGTTCTTCGAATACGAAAAACGACGGGTCGTCTGAGATAAAAGGGCACATATCTCATCGCAAACAAAAAGATGACTTCTTCCTAAATGAGAAGGATTTTTCTGCTCTGGATATAAATTTGTAGGAGTGTGGGATGACAAATATTTCTCTATATACCGCCGCTAGTAATGCAGCATTTGCAAATACGTCTTCCTCTTCGAGCGGAGAAACAACAAGTGCAAGTCAAACGTCGCTATCGAACTTAGGAGACAACTACAATCAGTTTCTGACGTTATTAACTACTCAACTGCAATATCAGGATCCCAGTAATCCTATGAGTAGCGACAACTTCACAAGTGAACTTGCACAATTTGCCGGAGTTGAGCAACAGGTGAAAACAAACAGCAATTTGCAAAGTTTGATTTCGGCAGTCGGCAATAGCGATTTCGTGACAAGTTCAAATTTAATAGGCAAGACGGCAGTCGCAAGTAGTTCACAGTTTTCCTTAAAAAACGGATCAGCATCTGTGTCGTTCGATGCTCAAAAGCAGGAAGAAACTGATATTGTCGTCAAAAACGGCTCTGGAAGCGTCGTAAAGACTGATGAAATGACGTCCAGCGCAGGCAGGAATCTCTGGTCATGGAATGGAAGAGACAACGGAGGAAATCAATTACCCGACGGGGTATATCAAGTCGGCATTGCGCAGGAAAATACCGATGGATCAATATCGACTTTGACTCCAAATATAGAAAGTACGATTTCAGGCATTATACGCGATACAAACGGTGAGAGCGCAGAACTCGGTGGTCTGGACGTCAATGTGCAGAAAATATCCTCTGTGTATTAGAAGTTAATCCAAAAATATAATTTCCAAAAAAAACCCAAAGAATATATGGAAAATGAATAATATAATTAATAACATTCGTTCGTTGGGTTTGAATAAACTTGTTGCGATCGGCGTGGTCTTGCTAGGGCTGATATTATCTTTGAGCTTTTTGGCGATAGATACCGAGAGCAAGAAGGTAATTCTGTATGAAAACCTTGAAACGAAAGACGTCGAGGGGATTACAGAACATCTGAGCAAGAATCATATTCCATATAATCTCTCAAATGATGCCAAAACCGTTTTTGTTGCTCCGACTGACGTTCCAAATGCCAGACTTATATTGGCGAAGCAGAATTTGCCAAACTCCGGAAGCCTTGGCTACGAACTATTCGACAAGGAGGACGGATTTTCTGCCACACAATTCAAGCAAAAAATCAATGAGAAAAGAGCCTTGGAAGGTGAGTTGGAGCGTTCTATTCGCTTAATCCAGGGTATTATTGGCGTGCGCGTTCATATCGTAATCCCTGACAGAGAAATGTTTTCCTCAGTTAGGCAGAGTGCGCAAGCTAGCATATTAATACAAACATCCCCGTCTAGAATTGATGACGAAAGCGTGAATGCAATCGCTAATTTGGTTAAAGCAGCTATACCCGAACTGAGTCGAGAGCAAATAGAGATAATAGATTCTTCAGGCCATGTCCTATACGACAATGGGAAATATAAAATCAATTCTGACTTGGAGAAAGATCAGGCGTCTAAAATGGAAGACGATATAGCGAGCAAAGTAGAAACCATTTTGTCACCAATTTTTGGCTCAGATCACCTTCGCGTAAAAGCAAATGTTCTTCTTGATTTTGATAAGGTTGTTAAAAGTTATCAAGACTTCAACCCCGAAAAGCAGGTACTTCGTTCGCAGAAAATTAAAACAGAAAAGTCAAATAATCTGGAGAAAACTCAAAACGTTTCTGCCTCTAATAACCTTCCGAATAAAGACGAAGATGGTGGCAGGAAAGGTAATATTTCGGAAGGAAATGAAGAGACAGATAATTATGAGATAGGAACGGAGACTATCAAACTAGAACATACGGCACCAAGTATTTCTAGAATTACCGTTTCTGTCTTGATAGATGGCAATCTCTATTCATTTCCTAAAGAAAACAAGAAATCTCCACAGTGGACGGATGGAAATATAGGTCAAATTGATAGCTTGGTAAAAGCTACAATAGGGTACGATTCAAAACGAGGTGATTTGGTAGTTGTAAAATCTATGAATTTCAGCAATGAAAATAAGTTTTCCGATGGGGATATGCAAGTAAGACATGAATGGATCTCCATTGTTTACAACAACAAAAATTTGGTTTTTCTTGTTTGTTTAGTGTTGTTTTTGCTTTTCTGCGCAAAACAAATTTTTAAATCAAAAGGTGGGAATGTCAAATTATCACATCAAAAAGAGCTGGGAATTTCTACTGAAAAATCAATGCATATTCACAAAGATAAAAATATAATTGCGGAGAAAGAGTCGCAATTGCCTCTACTGACATACGGGAAAGAGGTAGCCATCTCTACAGAAAATGTTCCGAATAATCTTGGCGCGATGGTGGTCATGGAAGGTATTGATGGTCAAATAAAGTCTTCTTCCATTCAGCAGGTCGCAAAAAAAATTGAGGAATATCCTGAGGAAAGTATCTCTTTAATCAAAAGCTGGTTGTCATCAGAGCCTCTGCAGGAATCCTAATGATGCAATTTGAAAAACTTACTGGACCTCAAAGGGTTGCAATATTGATGTTAGCCCTTTCCAAGGACGATTGTGTAGATATCTTCGATGAACTAGAGGAGAAAGAAATTCGCTCAATATCGACGGCGATGTCTAATCTTGGTCCTATACCGTCTTATATTGTGGAGGCAGTTTGCAATGCATTTAATAAACCTGACATTAGAGATTATGATCTTCTAGGAGACGTTTCTAATACAGAGCGCATTCTAAGACGCATTCTGCCAGAACCTAAAGCTGAAAAAATTATAGATGAAATACGCAGTTCTATCTCGACGACGATATGGGGGAAATTAGATGTAATATCTGAGGATGTGCTATGAAACTATTTAAAAAATGAGCATCCACAGACAATTTCTATAATACTAGACCGACTTAAACCAGCCCAAGCATCGAGAATTATATCAATTTTACCAGAAAATCTTGCTTTGGAGTCAGTTGTGAGGATGTTATGCAGCGAAAGCGTGCCTCATCAAATAGTTAAAGAACTTGAAGACACACTTCGAAAAGAGTTTATATCCAACTTTTCTCAACGCGCGCGGACAAGCGCTTACAAACGCATGGCAGATATATTCAACATTATGGAAAATCGAAGCGGGGAGAAGATACTGCTGTCCTTGTCAAAAACTTCTCCAGAAGAGACGGAATGTATAAAAGGACTTATGTTTACATTCGAAGATCTATCTCGACTACGTCCTGAAGCCTTAACTCGCATTTTGGCGCAATTAGACAAAGACATTTTACCTATTGCTTTAAAGGGGGCGACGAAGGAGCAAAAAAATGTCTTTTATCGAATTATGTCTGATAGGGCAATTCGATTGCTTCAGGATAATATG is a genomic window containing:
- a CDS encoding efflux transporter outer membrane subunit, which encodes MTFQRLSAGLLASSVLAGCNLAPTYHRPAMPVQNAYPDDAGSKNVKTSQDAANIGWKTFFVDPRLQALVELALRNNRDLRTQAGAIMEAQGQYQVQNASLFPTISTNGTAQYYAPSSTAGFGFAPGLGQNISLLRYYTVGIGFSSYEVDLFGRIRNLTKQQAEEALGSQFNARSVLISTVSQVASTYIQWLADRELLRVTNDTLASQGNTLRLTQMLYDRGETDLLTLHQTQTQVEQAAANQAQYSRQVALDEHALQLLVGAPLPGDLPPPAPFGGQTILSDLPAGLPSDLLANRPDVLAAEHNLRAANANIGAARAAFFPRVTLTASEGVSSLQFRHLFTPGAETWTVSPSVSLPIFTWGQNEGNLRISKARRLQQIANYEKTMQTAFREVSDALTGRETYLQQTQRLKNLVSASQGAYDLAEMRYKAGIDTYLTTLTQQRDLYQAQQSLISVEMARYQNLVTVYRALGGGWTPNTVPTTIAMNGGQTRAGSKSN
- a CDS encoding FliG C-terminal domain-containing protein, which translates into the protein MADIFNIMENRSGEKILLSLSKTSPEETECIKGLMFTFEDLSRLRPEALTRILAQLDKDILPIALKGATKEQKNVFYRIMSDRAIRLLQDNMEALGSVRLRDVEKAKAEIVFLAKEMNENGEIELDPEENEMVIE
- a CDS encoding efflux RND transporter permease subunit, whose translation is MSRFFIDRPVFAWVIGLIIMLLGAVCIVRLPIAQYPSIAPPQIAITVTDPGASADTVNNTVVRPILQQMSGLDHLEYLSAQSYANGYMEIDLTFAQGTNPDIAQVQVQNKLQLAEARLPTEVTAQGLNVVKAVKNFMMVVAFISTDGSMSGQDITDYVASNISDPLSRVTGVGDHTLFGSEYAMRIWLDPSKLYKYSLTVPDVQNAIAAQNIQVSAGELGGLPAKKGIGFDATIIGPTRFSKIDEFRNILLKVQQDGSQVRVRDVARVELGAQAYSQSSFYNNLPAAGLALKLAPGSNQLKTEAAVRAELTELQKFFPPGLKMVYPLDTEPFIVMSIEDVVKTLLEAIALVFLVMLVFLQNFRATLIPTIAVPVVLMGTFGILAALGFTINTLTMLAMVLAVGLLVDDAIVVVENVERVMTQDHLSPREAARKSMDEISGALIGIVLVLSAVFLPMAAFGGSTGVIYRQFAVTIVAAMWLSVVVALIMTPALCATMLKPTDHAKDKGLAGWFNRNFDRMTESYLGGVRRLLRVRVVTLLAFALLTAAAVFLFLRVPGGFLPDEDQGLIFGQVTMPPGATNEQTAAVNRRITDYTLKNYGHDVTSIFCMNGFNFAGQGQSAGAFFIKMKDWSVRPNYAQSTMAIANKIMMHFWMDPAAMIFAINPPAVLELGNATGFDVELEDRGHVGHEKLLEARNMILGMASKDPLLLAVRPNGMEDAPQYHLDIDRAKANAQGITNADINTTLQGALGSIYVNQFLRNDRVKQVYIQGEADSRMVPDDLNKWYLRNAAGSMVPLNTFVQGDWIVGPQKVEDYNGQNSYEILGQPAASASSGQAMDEMRKILSHLPDGIGYEWTGLSYEQVASGGSTGPLYILAMIVILFCLAALYESWAIPFSVLLVLPLGVLGAIIATFTRGLANDVYFQVGLLTTVGLSVKNAILIVEFAKAFFEAGDSLEEAVMKAGRERLRPILMTSIAFVFGTFPLAIATGAGSSARVAIGTCVVGGLLSATVLAVYFVPVFFVVVLRLFRVTRVRDRVDPYEERNMRAREGNV
- the fliF gene encoding flagellar basal-body MS-ring/collar protein FliF — translated: MNNIINNIRSLGLNKLVAIGVVLLGLILSLSFLAIDTESKKVILYENLETKDVEGITEHLSKNHIPYNLSNDAKTVFVAPTDVPNARLILAKQNLPNSGSLGYELFDKEDGFSATQFKQKINEKRALEGELERSIRLIQGIIGVRVHIVIPDREMFSSVRQSAQASILIQTSPSRIDDESVNAIANLVKAAIPELSREQIEIIDSSGHVLYDNGKYKINSDLEKDQASKMEDDIASKVETILSPIFGSDHLRVKANVLLDFDKVVKSYQDFNPEKQVLRSQKIKTEKSNNLEKTQNVSASNNLPNKDEDGGRKGNISEGNEETDNYEIGTETIKLEHTAPSISRITVSVLIDGNLYSFPKENKKSPQWTDGNIGQIDSLVKATIGYDSKRGDLVVVKSMNFSNENKFSDGDMQVRHEWISIVYNNKNLVFLVCLVLFLLFCAKQIFKSKGGNVKLSHQKELGISTEKSMHIHKDKNIIAEKESQLPLLTYGKEVAISTENVPNNLGAMVVMEGIDGQIKSSSIQQVAKKIEEYPEESISLIKSWLSSEPLQES
- a CDS encoding flagellar hook assembly protein FlgD, which translates into the protein MTNISLYTAASNAAFANTSSSSSGETTSASQTSLSNLGDNYNQFLTLLTTQLQYQDPSNPMSSDNFTSELAQFAGVEQQVKTNSNLQSLISAVGNSDFVTSSNLIGKTAVASSSQFSLKNGSASVSFDAQKQEETDIVVKNGSGSVVKTDEMTSSAGRNLWSWNGRDNGGNQLPDGVYQVGIAQENTDGSISTLTPNIESTISGIIRDTNGESAELGGLDVNVQKISSVY